The genomic interval AAGCGCGCCAAGGCGCTGCTCGACCAGATGCTCCGCGCGCTCGGCGGCGACGCCTACCTCAACTATCAGACGCGCGAAGAGGTGGGACGCAGCTATCGCTTCTACCACGGCAATCCGTCAGGGACAGGTGTGATGTTCTGGCGCTATTGGAAGTATCCCGACAAAGACCGCATGGAGCTCACCAAGCAGCGCGACTGGATCGTGATCTACAACGGCAACCAGGCCTGGGAGACGACCTACAAGGGAACGAGCATGCTCGATCCCGATGACTTGAAGGAATATCTCCAGCGGCGCGAGTATTCGAACGAAGCCGTGTTGCGGCGCTGGCTGAAGGCGCCGGGCACCGCGCTCTTCTACGAGGGCTTGACCATCGCCGAGTCGAAGCCGGCGGAGAAGATCACCATCATGGACGCGCAGAACCGCGGGGTGAGCTACTACGTCTCCACCGATTCGCACTTGCCCATCAAGAAAAGCTACACCGTGCGCGATGAGACGGGCGAACGCACCGAAGAAGATGAGGTGTACGACAACTACCGGCTCCTGCAGGGGATCCAGTCGCCGCTGAGCTGGGCGTGGTTCCGCAATGGGGAGATGTACCGCCAGCGCTTCCTCAACACCGTGACCTACAACGCACCCCAGCCCGATGGGCGCTTCAACGCCGGTCCCATCAATTACAACCCGCTGAAGAAGTAGGCTTCCCTCGGCTCGCCTTTCGTCAGCGCCGCCTCGCCGACCTGGAACACACCTTGCAGCGCTTGCGGCAAGCGATTGCGGAGCTGGTCCCGCTGGCCGATCACTAGCGCCTACTTCACGCCTTCGACGGTGAACAGCTGCGAGACATCGCGCGGGTAGCCGTACGTATAGGACTTGCCGTCGGGCGAAATGGCGATGCTGCTGATCCCGAGCACCCCGGAGCGGTCCGCTGGGGAGAGGTCACGCACCGGCGTGCGGCGTCCGCTTGCTAGGTCCATCTTTTCCACCCGCAACGGCAACTGCCCGGTACGGTAAAGCAGTACGGAATCGGTACCGCTCCATCCGATCGCGATCATGTCCCGCGTCATTTGCGGGAGCGTGCGGGGCTCGCCGCCGCCGATGGGATAGAGGAAGTATTTCCACTGGTCTGGGGCCAGTCCTAGAACGGTCTTTGCATCCGGAGATACCCATGCGAGCTGGATGCCTTCGGGCGTGATGGGTTTCGGTGGGCCACCAGCAATATCCTGGGCAAAGCACCGCGTCGCGCGGCCCGCTTCGTTCCCGCACACCAGGAGCCGTTTGCTGTCGGGGAACCAGCTGACTCCTGCGTAACCCACCAGCAAGCCTGGCTCCAACTGGTGTCCTTCGCCCGCACCGGTGGGATACAACATCAACTTGGGCGGGGTCGTGGCGACAACCGAGGCCACCCACTTCCCATCGCCCGACACAGGGCCGATACCCTCACCGAGCACCACCGCCGGAGAACCGTCGGTTTTGCGCAGCACCATGGCGTAGTTCGCGCCCATAGCCGAGCTTTCCTCGCTGAAAGCGATGAGACGACCGTCGTCGGAGATGCTGGGGCCGATCGAGAAATCGAGCCACGAGAAATCGCGGTCGGCACCGCTTGCGGGGTCTTTGGCCACGACCCGGTGCTGCAGGTCTCCACGCGCCACCAGCCAGCGGCCGCCCGGCGCCACGTCATACAGGATCAGGCTGCCCGCCGCCGGCAGCACCAGCCGCTGTTTCCCCTGCAGCGTCACGCTGCGCGGCTGGTAGTTAGCGCCGCCGGTGCTGGCGGAGAAGAACACCTCTCCGCCGTCCTGCGACCAAGCCAAACCCTCCATTCCCCAGAACCCGCCCGCCAGGTCCGTCTTTCTTTTTGTCGCAATCTCCACCACCGACACGGCGCCACGGTCGTCAAACTTCCCCGGATGATCGAAGAAGGCGATGCGGTCGCCCTTCGGCGAGAAGCGCAGGTCGCTCACATAGGCCGCCGTCTCGTACAGCACCGTCCCCACCGGATACTCCAGCCGAGTCTTGCCACCGACCTCGCGGATGATCGCAAGCTCCGAGCCGTCCGGCGTCCAGTCCGCCTCCTCCACGCCCTCCAGGATCTCGCGCGGCGCGGAGCTGCCGAGCGGCATCCGAGCCAGCGTCCCGCGGAAAAGCCGATGCGAGAGGAATTGCGCGTGCGTGAGCAGCGCCAGCTCTCCCTTCTTTGACACCGCCAGCAGCTGCACGCCTTTCAATCCCGAAGATTTAGCCTCGGGATAGTCAGGGTGGATGGTGTACAGCGTGGGCGACGTTCCTTCGTCGGCGGCGGTGAAGATCACCGTCTGCCCGTCGGGCGCAAAGAGCGCGCGGAAGATGCTTTGTGGACGATAAGTGAGTTGCCGGTACGCAGCCGCCGAGTTCCCCCTCGGTGCCATGCCGCGCCCGGCAAAATACATGCCGACCGCGAGCGCGGCCACGAGTACGACCCCCGCCGGCGTGCGCCAACTGCGGCCCTTGCCCAGCGCGCGGGCGGGAGCGACGACCGACCCGCTCGACATCCCGGAGATCGACTCGAGCGCGAAAGCGAGGTCGCGTGCAGACTGGAAGCGCTGCTCCGGCGTTTTCTCCAGGCAGCGCCGCACGATGCGTTCCAGTCCCGGCGGTACCGGGTGCGCGGCGTCGGTGAATTCCGGCGGATCTTCTTTCAGGATCGCGGTCATCGTCTCCGCCGCGGTCTCGCGGTGGAAAGCGCGGGCGCCCGCCAGCATCTCGTAGAGCATTGTCCCCAGCGCGAAGATGTCGGAGCGGCTGTCGGCGGGCTGCCCTCGCACCTGCTCCGGCGACATGTACTCCACCGTCCCCAGGAGCATGCCCGGCGAGGTCGCGTGATCGATGGTCGGACTGTCGAGCGTGGCGCCGGCCGCGGCGGCCTCCGCCCGCGCCAGCTTGGCGAGGCCGAAGTCGAGGATCTTGACGCGT from Acidobacteriota bacterium carries:
- a CDS encoding protein kinase, which gives rise to MTLSAGSKLGPYEIHSPVGAGGMGEVYRARDTRLGRDVAIKILPEGFTQDTDRLRRFEQEAHVVATLNHPNILAIFDVGKEDGAPYLVTELLEGEPLREKLKSGPLPVRRALEYALGIAHGLAAAHEKGIVHRDLKPENVFVTRDGRVKILDFGLAKLARAEAAAAGATLDSPTIDHATSPGMLLGTVEYMSPEQVRGQPADSRSDIFALGTMLYEMLAGARAFHRETAAETMTAILKEDPPEFTDAAHPVPPGLERIVRRCLEKTPEQRFQSARDLAFALESISGMSSGSVVAPARALGKGRSWRTPAGVVLVAALAVGMYFAGRGMAPRGNSAAAYRQLTYRPQSIFRALFAPDGQTVIFTAADEGTSPTLYTIHPDYPEAKSSGLKGVQLLAVSKKGELALLTHAQFLSHRLFRGTLARMPLGSSAPREILEGVEEADWTPDGSELAIIREVGGKTRLEYPVGTVLYETAAYVSDLRFSPKGDRIAFFDHPGKFDDRGAVSVVEIATKRKTDLAGGFWGMEGLAWSQDGGEVFFSASTGGANYQPRSVTLQGKQRLVLPAAGSLILYDVAPGGRWLVARGDLQHRVVAKDPASGADRDFSWLDFSIGPSISDDGRLIAFSEESSAMGANYAMVLRKTDGSPAVVLGEGIGPVSGDGKWVASVVATTPPKLMLYPTGAGEGHQLEPGLLVGYAGVSWFPDSKRLLVCGNEAGRATRCFAQDIAGGPPKPITPEGIQLAWVSPDAKTVLGLAPDQWKYFLYPIGGGEPRTLPQMTRDMIAIGWSGTDSVLLYRTGQLPLRVEKMDLASGRRTPVRDLSPADRSGVLGISSIAISPDGKSYTYGYPRDVSQLFTVEGVK